The following are encoded in a window of Rubellicoccus peritrichatus genomic DNA:
- the erpA gene encoding iron-sulfur cluster insertion protein ErpA — MIHLTDRAADKIRSLEAEISDESKSLRIFVEAGGCSGFEYGMSFDEPKEDDHKLEDNGVSFLIDPTSLSYLDGSKVDFDDGLKGKGFEVINPNATSTCGCGKSFS; from the coding sequence ATGATTCATTTAACAGATAGAGCTGCAGATAAAATTCGTTCGCTTGAGGCTGAAATCTCAGACGAATCCAAGAGTCTGCGTATTTTCGTGGAAGCTGGCGGATGCTCAGGCTTTGAATATGGTATGTCGTTTGACGAACCAAAAGAAGACGATCATAAGCTGGAAGACAATGGTGTCTCCTTTTTGATCGATCCTACCAGCTTGAGTTATTTGGATGGCTCAAAGGTGGATTTTGACGATGGCTTGAAGGGAAAAGGATTCGAGGTCATCAATCCAAACGCGACTAGCACCTGCGGTTGTGGCAAGAGCTTTAGCTAA
- a CDS encoding class I SAM-dependent methyltransferase, which translates to MLGTKKSSNLATEELARLRDELGTLKARLESLEVAASRKPPAINIADVCSIRPPRPLAEPIGTVRELAQKETDIDHFSGIDHEVHLEAFMDRDLQQVPALEDREHYFPGQDLDYWLSGLRDYLRINQELENAGRPLNAGDRLFDFGAASGRVLRHFAAQQPDIDLACADVNENHVEWVSKHLASDAYAFQCTNIPSLPIEDNSFDLVYAFSVFTHMDELETTWLAELRRILRPGGYAYFSVQTEDTWKLLNPDHFLYGHLLYNQANLPDWEIKPELFENPMPSEKVVFRFENSSVYNTCTFQSKAYVKEVWGRFFDIEKILYCGHDFQDVVLMRKPN; encoded by the coding sequence ATGCTTGGAACAAAGAAATCATCGAACCTTGCGACTGAAGAGCTTGCTCGACTACGCGATGAACTTGGCACCTTGAAGGCCAGGCTGGAGAGTTTGGAGGTTGCTGCCTCCAGGAAACCGCCAGCTATCAACATCGCAGACGTATGCAGTATTCGTCCACCAAGGCCGTTGGCTGAGCCTATTGGTACCGTCAGGGAATTGGCTCAAAAGGAAACGGATATTGATCATTTTTCCGGTATTGACCATGAGGTACATCTTGAGGCTTTCATGGATCGAGACCTGCAACAGGTTCCTGCCCTGGAAGATCGTGAACACTATTTCCCGGGACAGGATCTTGACTACTGGCTCAGCGGTTTGCGCGATTACCTCAGGATCAACCAGGAACTGGAGAATGCTGGTCGTCCGCTAAACGCCGGTGATCGCCTTTTTGATTTCGGTGCTGCGTCGGGGCGGGTGTTGAGGCATTTTGCTGCCCAGCAGCCTGATATTGATCTGGCTTGTGCTGATGTGAACGAAAACCATGTGGAATGGGTTTCAAAGCACCTTGCATCGGATGCATACGCATTCCAGTGCACGAATATACCGTCCTTACCGATCGAGGATAATTCCTTCGATCTGGTCTATGCTTTTTCGGTGTTCACTCACATGGATGAGTTGGAGACGACGTGGCTTGCTGAGTTGCGACGTATCTTAAGGCCCGGCGGTTATGCTTATTTCAGTGTTCAGACTGAAGATACCTGGAAACTGCTTAATCCGGATCATTTTCTCTATGGGCATTTGCTTTATAATCAGGCAAATCTACCAGACTGGGAAATTAAGCCGGAGCTTTTTGAGAATCCAATGCCTTCGGAGAAAGTTGTTTTTCGATTCGAGAACTCATCTGTCTATAATACCTGCACCTTTCAGAGTAAGGCTTACGTAAAGGAGGTATGGGGCCGTTTCTTTGATATCGAAAAAATCCTATACTGTGGTCACGACTTTCAGGACGTTGTTCTGATGCGTAAGCCAAATTGA